The DNA sequence ctgaaccatttttgctttgtggcagggcacattatcctgctgaaagaggccaatgccatcagagaaTACCGTTGCCATAAAAGGCttcacatggtctgcaacaatgctcaggtaggcggTACGTggcaaagtaacatccacatgaatggcaggacccaaggcttcccagcagaacattgcccaaagcatcacactgcctcagcCTGCTTGCCTTcctcccatagtgcatcctggtgccatgtgttctccaggtaaatgacgcacacgcacccggccatccatgtgatgtaaaagaaaacgtgattcatcagaccaggccacattcttccattgtaccgtggtccagttctgatgttcaaATGCCCATTGTAGACgctgtggacaggggtcagcatggtcaccctgactggtcagcggctatgcagccccatatgcaacaaactgcaatgcactgtgtctTCTGaaacctttctgtcagtaccagcattaactttttcggctatttgagctactgtagctcgtctgttggatcgggcCTCTGTTGGATCGGGCCTCTGTTGGATCGGGCCTCTGTTGGATCGGGCCTCTGTTGGATCGGGcctctgttggatcggacctctgttggatcggacctctgttggatcggacctctgttggatcggacctctgttggatcggacctcTGTTGGATCggagcctttgctccccacttgcatcagtgagccttggctgtccatgaccctgtcgctggttcaccgcttttccttccttgggccacttttgataggtactgaccactgcagaccaggaacaccccacaagggctgcagttttggagatgctctgacccagtagtctagccatcacagtttggcccttgtcaaagtcactcagatccttatgcttgcccattattcctgcttctaactcatcaactttgaggacagaatgttcacttgctgcctaatgtttcccacccactgacaggtgccatgataacaagaatatcaatgttattcacttcacctgtcagtggtcataatgttaagggtgaTCAGTgtatactgtagatgatgaaatccaagtctttgcaattttatgttgagagaCATTATTCttcaattgttgcactatttgctcatgcagtctttcacaaagtggtgaaccccctcccatcctctcttctgacagacccatcctctctggaattaacTTTTAATACCCAATGATGTTGCTGAGCTGTTGCgagttgacctaattagttttgtgatattccaccaggttagTTTTTTAGTATTACagaacttttccagtcttttgttgcctacttttttgaaatgcattgttggcatcaaattcaaagtgggcatatgtttttcatgaaaaaaaagtttcatcatttgatgtgttgtctttgtactattttctattccaaataggatttaaatgagttgcattttttattttatttaaacccTACCCAAATAAATAGCCTTAGTTCCACTTTTGCGCTGTACTCTTTCAGTTTCTGTAACAATAATATTGTAGGGTGTCATATCTATGAATCTTAATTATGCTGAATTAATCATGGACCGTTACCATCTTTTCATTTCTTCGTGGTCAGTGAACCGTTTTCTTTGGAATGTCATGTTTTGATCAAATGCTTTAAACATCTTGTTCGTCTGTCACATCTGTGATTTGTGTACATCCGAAAGGCCAATATTTCTGATTCATAACGCACACAGTACACACCCCACAAAGTGTATGAATGTTCATATTGTTTGTTCCTTCTGTGACACCTTAAACGCCCCTAACATGATTCAACATCCTGCACGTCCTTGTGAAAAGAGGACTTAAGGCGTATGCTCACAAAGCCATCCTTTCTGAAGCACCTGTAGTTGAAGGGCGTTGTGTTCTGTCTCCCTGTGGCGTAGGTCTGACTGTGCGGTGAGGGGCTTTGCCTGGCACCCCCATACACAGAAATGTGCTGTGGCCCTTCTTGACGACTCCATCAAAATCTACAACCCTAAGAGGTCTGTGTGTTGCTGGggactctgtgtgtgtcattgaCTATCAAAGGGACTTGTCAACCTGAGGCCTACGTACTTTGGAACAGATGGCCAATGACAGTGTTTGCATGGACTATGTAGCGGCTCGCTTTGTGAGTGGAATGTTGTCTCGGTTTTCCTCTATCGATGGCAATTTATTTATTACCTCAATGAATGTGTAATTGTCTAACTCAGTGGAAAATCAAATAATCCACGCCTGTTATGCAAGAGCTTCCTGTTTTGAATAACTGCTGCACTAAAGGGCTCCAATCAGTTCTGACCCCTGTGGTCGTTGAAAACAGTGTTGCGGGCGGATTAGTACTGACCGGGCAGGACTATTACCATCTTAGAACTGAGTAAAACTAGATCCAAATGAGTCAGAGTTTCTTTTTACTCTGTGCAACGTTGCACTGGAACACTAGAGGAAGTCCCCTTTAATCAGCCTAGCGTGACAAGATCCTACTAACAGCCACCTGGGACGGGTGGTAGTGATGTGCCGTTGGCAAATTATTcatcatttttttaaagaatctATTTGCGGACTTGAGAATAATATTTCTTTCTGGCGTTGGACAAGCTGCTACCGTTGGACGGCAAAAATCTCCCCCTTCTTCCTGTCAAATGAAGGATACAAATGCGTTAGAAATGAAAAAACAAGCaaattcttctttttttttattgcgaGCTAATTAATCACAATGAAGTGTAGATACGTGCTGCATGCCACATGAAGAGAAATTCTCCTTCAATATGTACTAGAACTTGGCATTCTAGTAACGGCTTCAAACTCGTGTTCTTGGATGCAGATGTCGCACGTATAGGCCGTAGACATATCCCGGACCAGCTGTTTTTTGGTCTCTCTCATGCGAACCGTGTTGCTGTCCCTCAGTTCTACCAGTCCCACCCTGAAACACCGCCTGCAACGGAGCGTCGCTGCCCTGCAGTGGAAGCCTCTGTGTGCGTCCGACCTGGCCGTCGCCTGTCACAACTGTCTGCTGGTCTGGCATGTGGACCCCACCTCACTCTCTAccaggtatacacacacacacacacacacacacacacagccacacagccctcaggttctCCCTCAACGTTTCCATTGTTCTCCCTCCCGTAGGCCCTCCTCTGGCTGCGCCCAGGTCCTGTCCCACCCAGGCCACTCCCCTGTGACGTCCGTGGCGTGGTCCCCCAGCGGATCTCTCCTGGTGTCGGCATCTCCCAGGGACACGGCCATGTTGGTGGGTACCGCCCGGGGTGGCCCCTACTGGCTGCTGGCGAGGGGGGTGGGTTTGGTGGCGTAGAAGGTCTATGTGACTGTTGGTTTCTCTGCTGCAGGTGTGGGACGTAGCGGTTGAGAGCTGTGTGCCCCTCCACCGCgtgggagggggtggggttaCCCACATCTCCTGGTCTCCTGACGGCAGCCGTTTGATGGCAGCTACGCCGTCCTCACTGTTCAGGTCAGAGACACTGGTGTGTGCACGCCTGTGCATGCACGTGCGTGTATGGgtatgcgtgcgtgcgcgtgtgtgggtatgcgtgcgtgcatgtgtttgttCCATTCATTGATTCTGTGTTGCTGCAGGGTTTGGGAAACCAGGATGTGGACTTGCGAGCGATGGCCAAGTCTGAAGGGGCGCTGTCAGGTGAGACGCCTTGCGTGTGTGGCGTCTTTCTTGataactgtctgtctctcgggttaactgtctgtctggccCCGTCTAGTCTGGCTGTTGGAGTCCTGATGGCAGTCGACTGCTCTTCACTGTGCAAGGAGAGACCGTCATATATGCCCTGACTTTCACTGACACACCAGGTACgagcgcacgcacgcacgcacacacacggttGCTTGTTGCTGTGTTACAACTCCTGTTTCTTCTCTAGGGTTGCCTTTAGGGATGTCTGGAGGACCAAAGGCAGCAACCGTGGTGGCCGACCTGTCTGAAACCAGCTTGGACACACCGGACGGAGATACCATGTAAGGAAAGGTTTGGTTTACTAGACATTCTGCTAACTAGATATTTATTACCTTCACAGATTAGCTTAGTGTGTTTGTAAACCGGTATAACTTGTGATGTTGAGGAGCGAAAGTCCTCAGAAGATTATTAGCCCTTAATAAATCTGGAGGAGAGATGACATGGGGATGGTCCCTGTTATGAGACAGGCTTGGAATTAGGATTAGGATTTCGGTGTTAACGTTAGGATTACTTTTAGGCTTAGAAGTTAAGTTCAGAGTCCTGacgtttttatgtgttttaggGTGGGAGGGGAGATCCAGTCATTAGCCTGGGACCCAAGAGGAGAGAGACTAGCCGTACTTCTCAAAGGTCTGACTGATTGCGTCCTCTATACTTTTTCCAATTAGAAATGTCTATTTTGTGGTCTTTTCAACTCACATACCTCCGTCTTCCCTGTCCAATCAGGAGACGCCGGAGCAGGCCGCCCCGCCATGATAGCAGTGTTCAAGACACAAATCAACCCTGCTTTTAAACTTCTGCCATGGTATTTGCTTGGGGTGTCTAATGGTGTATCGGTGGTTATCAGTGTTGTTGTGTCTCTGTCAGTAATGCTTGTCTTGGTGTGTCAGTGGTTTATGTATCTCTGTCAGTAATGCATGTCTTGGTGTGTCAGTGGTTTATGTATCTCTTTCAGTAATGCAGGTCTTGGTGTGTCAGTGGTTTATGTATCTCTGTCAGTAATGCAGGTCTTGGTGTGTCAGTGGTTTATGTATCCCTGTCAGTAATGCAGGTCTTGGTGTGTCAGTGGTTTATGTATCTCTGTCAGTAATGCAGGTCGTGGTGTGTCAGTGGTTTATGTATCTCTGTCAGTAATGCAGGTCTTGGTGTGTCTGGTTTGTTGTGTATCTCTGTCAGTAATGCATGTCTTGGTGTGTCTGGTTTGTTGTGTATCTCTGTCAGTAATGCATGTCTTGGTGTGTCAGTGGTTTATGTATCTCTTTCAGTAATGCAGGTCTTGGTGTGTCAGTGGTTTATGTATCTCTGTCAGTAATGCAGGTCTTGGTGTGTCTGGTTTGTTGTGTATCTCTGTCAGTAATGCATGTCTTGGTGTGTCTGGTTTGTTGTGTATCTCTGTCAGTAATGCATGTCTTGGTGTGTCTGGTTTGTTGTGTATCTCTGTCAGTAATGCATGTCTTGGTGTGTCTGGTTTGTTGTGTATCTCTGTCAGTAATGCATGTCTTGGTGTGTCAGTGGTTTGTTGTGTATCTCTGTCAGTAATGCATGTCTTGGTGTGTCAGTGGTTTGTTGTGTATCTCTGTCAGTAATGCATGTCTTGGTGTGTCAGTGGTTTGTTGTGTATCTCTGTCAGTAATGCATGTCTTGGTGTGTCTGGTTTGTTGTGTATCTCTGTCAGTAATGCATGTCTTGGTGTGTCTAGTTTGTTGTGTATCTCTGTCAGTAATGCATGTCTTGGTGTGTCAGTGGTTTATGGATCTCTGTCAGTAATGCATGTCTTGGTGTGTCTGGTTTGTTGTGTATCTCTGACAGTAATGCATGTCTTGGTGTGTCAGTGGTTTGTGTATCTCTGTCAGTAATGCATGTCTTGGTGTGTCAGTGGTTTATGTATCTCTGTCAGTAATGCAGGTCTTGGTGTGTCTGGTTTGTTGTGTATCTCTGACAGTAATGCATGTCTTGGTGTGTCTGGTTTGTTGTGTATCTCTGACAGTAATGCATGTCTTGGTGTGTCTGGTTTGTTGTGTATCTCTGACAGTAATGCATGTCTTGGTGTGTCTGGTTTGTTGTGTATCTCTGACAGTAATGCATGTCTTGGTGTGTCTGGTTTGTTGTGTATCTCTGACAGTAATGCATGTCTTGGTGTGTCTGGTTTGTTGTGTATCTCTGACAGTAATGCATGTCTTGGTGTGTCTGGTTTGTTGTGCATCTCTGACAGTAATGCATGTCTTGGTGTGTCAGTGGTTTGTTGTGCATCTCTGTCAGTAATGCAGGTCTTGGTGTGTCAGTGGTTTGTTGTGTATCTCTGTCAGTAATGCATGTCTTGGTGTGTCAGTGGTTTTGTCCAGGGGGAGCCTGGAACAGAGCCAAGACTGATGCAGTTCAACCCAAACTTCCGACACGGAGCCCAGCTCACTGTGG is a window from the Esox lucius isolate fEsoLuc1 chromosome 12, fEsoLuc1.pri, whole genome shotgun sequence genome containing:
- the aaas gene encoding aladin yields the protein MMCSLALFPPPLPGDGETSHYYSKDEFTTDPSVWFEESHALNLYFPRESLKPHSRPESSSKAAFRDHCETLYTRSAGAWRDAGLSGLLNEIANSSAEVPKWLGVSSRCVLALLQWVSSFHGSLFPHLTLSSEEMTAEFSQVLDWSDCAVRGFAWHPHTQKCAVALLDDSIKIYNPKSSTSPTLKHRLQRSVAALQWKPLCASDLAVACHNCLLVWHVDPTSLSTRPSSGCAQVLSHPGHSPVTSVAWSPSGSLLVSASPRDTAMLVWDVAVESCVPLHRVGGGGVTHISWSPDGSRLMAATPSSLFRVWETRMWTCERWPSLKGRCQSGCWSPDGSRLLFTVQGETVIYALTFTDTPGLPLGMSGGPKAATVVADLSETSLDTPDGDTMVGGEIQSLAWDPRGERLAVLLKGDAGAGRPAMIAVFKTQINPAFKLLPCGFVQGEPGTEPRLMQFNPNFRHGAQLTVCWSNGKITHVAFYFMSARVPQPGVGGSPPLPISQGRPADYVNQTLYTELIS